A region from the Drosophila mauritiana strain mau12 chromosome 2L, ASM438214v1, whole genome shotgun sequence genome encodes:
- the LOC117135302 gene encoding dedicator of cytokinesis protein 9 isoform X5 — MERKFTRGLNKLGSAVQMRENVSQLVRESAVLNKPLVVEPIDFEAFIAKNKTVIQNDPQRELLIYPTDDVSEIIMPRKQRTNAKSVADRFDPPNEAIVCPLHGPSMITNGNGHSQVSRQGSIQSNGSHHNGNGNGHTSSSSSSSLSNSNGHGQLSRKSSQCSNGSSSHKDSSYESALSSITLRSNLAQPEEVDEFADDGNGEDLVDGQPHGSRAECTRFTRQALYTYRAKNHLIHYKYNAYGGNCHDLPSISPAEELVEEVYEIDADQDRIDEQMTRSQADTITKQGYLLKGPDSASDRMFANIGNKSFKRRYCYLRQEIDGTYILELHKDEKQGEAKATIVMDFCTDVVQNPKRGRFCFELRMTTGHKSFTLAAENEQDFKDWLSKISSVLAQNRAQEEKRNASLERHPSIGSNPSPQLQPPAMDPPTFGTLKGLDQSLHPQLMKYGRETDHSIALARREQRRRLFACYQSPVKGSGSDNVEQYREHFGTRLLLTCHNLRFRLQCIPQDEGSAGGVEQQVEPYITSLALFDAKANRKLSENFYFNVNEQWAAQLLPNTPVPSSVAGCGVPRKSAEGDERSSACQAPHSLFDGVSAELLRSNRQQFQQLRQCLLSVTAPHADIYLVVRIEKILQSGIAQVAEPYLKAGKDPKLGQKVYKAAKSYAQHIGHYRQPFAWAARPLFKQYSHELDVDPKREFEFSPIYRQEIPKLKDEELLKLLVDYRKPEKLSKLTIIPGSLKMQMQFLDQTTPCGLSKSLAPLSTFSPSSKQPPTVEVAEFQSQSERDAHPYTSFCNHLYVYPLSLQFDSQKLFSRARNITVVVELRDGDGEYSKPLKCIYGRPGQDLLVSQIACPVLHHNVTPTWYEEIKLRLPLGLFPEHHLLFSFYHVSCNLSKKRDAHAAFETPIGYAWLPLLQKNRICLEEQQLPVAATLPVGYLSIQPLGWGKGQNCGPDIQWIDNQRNLYTVGLRMDSTVLTADQHLHNFFGHCERLLEGGKTGAVPAETETCKILKAAHAIDMKSLINYLPTVLNELFTLLVHTQSEEIGLNVIRLITNIIHLISDQAKRSDLLGAYVKYVFHAPYYSQQTARQRTVHGELCRHLPYLLNPSNPDFLIVNKFMRYSSIFFDLIIKSMAQHLLATGRIRMLRNERFPKEYGDRVEQLIKALMPYITTRFEDLSEETHLLNRSLAKFVRQCLSYMDRGFVFRLIRCYMGEFSPGNPRILHEYKFNFLQEICQHEHYVPLNLPFVLNPKNRPPEMMQHFTLSEQFCRQHFLSGLLLQELKSSLNEVGHVRRHALGIFKDLLAKHELDNRYQQKGQLSRIALLYVPWLGVVMDNIHRIDDLSESGACTPNGHVYADSASYTKRLSCSSSYVFSKDSSTFGSLTSTPRSKNRLTMHCDQASPYRTSVHMKEHNYLAAIAGQPISNGISNLSLNSNTDSGDTTTIGAYTNGDTDVALRNGHNRSVSVTHAQILSRCDKFSSVESKDLLLGFLFIIKHLSQEQMVGWWQNCNESETLQFLSILDLCLLQFRYVGKKSVVIPTETRQGRLAKANTLPARTQPPTGLENGSQEQQPSSGTLNQTREHLLEDMDTLARSQLALYESNLATEVGMIILDCLGLYVLQFRQLLADSLVLPKVARVYLRFLQLGQSERLSKHVFAALRAFINNYAVALFKGNAMLCGQMVYELLKACDSRLVEIRHESCAVLYLLMRSNFEFSGRKTLTRVHLQVIISVSQMIGNVIGLNNARFQESLSIINSYANSDKAMKGTGFPMEVKDLTRRVRTVLMATAQMQAHHMDPERLLELQYSLANSYASTPELRHTWLVTMARNHEQNGNLSEAACCHLHIAALMCEYLRLKGGCTLSWSSTAFGKISTNIPLDEQGLKLDAGAQDSQYTEQMLLEQLKLCADFLDRAERFECLGELYKLILPMYERDRSYQDLAHCYEHLTQAYNKIVEVNRSGKRMLGRFYRVVFYGLMYFEEDHAIEFVYKEPKLTSLSEISERLAKQYKEKFGADVVKMIMDSSPVKVDELDAKLAYIQVTHVIPFFSKDELDQRLNEFEQNHDVDTFMYETPFTKSGAARGSVEEQWKRKTVIKTQYSFPYVLKRIPVKSREIIELSPIEVAIDEMQSKVSELEEIILPPADVKKLQLRLQGSVAVTVNAGPLAYAHAFLDAKVVNNFSMDRVGDLKDVFRDFIVVCQKALFLNERIISADQKEYHHVLKENYEKLCQALSELLDDESFQPLGDDADSINQRNSMALFNAISGASHNSSTA, encoded by the exons AACAAGCCACTCGTGGTGGAGCCGATCGATTTTGAAGCCTTTAtagccaaaaataaaactgtTATCCAAAATGATCCGCAGAGGGAGCTACTCATCTATCCCACAGATGATGTATCG GAGATTATCATGCCCCGCAAGCAGCGAACCAATGCCAAATCTGTGGCAGACAGATTCGATCCTCCCAATGAGGCGATTGTGTGTCCCCTTCATGGTCCTTCCATGATAACGAATGGAAATGGACACAGTCAAGTGAGTCGGCAGGGTAGCATACAGTCGAATGGTAGCCACCACAACGGAAATGGTAATGGGCAcacaagcagcagcagtagcagcagcttGAGCAATTCCAATGGACACGGTCAACTCTCCAGAAAGAGTTCACAGTGCTCGAATGGCTCCTCCAGTCACAAGGATTCCTCCTATGAGTCAGCCCTGTCGTCGATTACACTCCGATCGAATTTGGCTCAGCCGGAGGAGGTGGATGAGTTTGCGGACGATGGAAACGGCGAGGATTTAGTCGATGGACAGCCTCACGGTTCCAGGGCTGAGTGCACCCGATTCACACGGCAGGCTCTCTACACATACAGGGCTAAGAATCACTTGATCCACTATAAATATAATGCCTACGGTGGAAACTGTCACGATCTACCCAG CATATCGCCTGCTGAGGAATTGGTGGAAGAGGTCTACGAAATCGATGCGGATCAGGATCGGATTGACGAGCAGATGACTCGCTCACAGGCGGACACCATTACCAAGCAGGGATATCTGCTAAAAGGGCCCGATTCGGCCTCAGATCGGATGTTTGCCAATATCGGCAATAAATCGTTTAAACGACGCTACTGCTATCTGCGACAAGAGATAGATGGAACATATATATTGGAACTGCACAAGGACGAGAAACAGGGCGAAGCCAAAGCCACAATAGTAATGGACTTTTGCACAGATGTAGTTCAG AATCCCAAACGTGGTCGCTTTTGTTTCGAGCTCCGCATGACGACGGGTCATAAATCCTTCACCTTGGCTGCCGAAAACGAACAGGACTTTAAGGACTGGCTCAGCAAGATTTCATCGGTTTTGGCCCAAAATCGCGCACAAGAGGAGAAGCGAAATGCTTCACTGGAGCGTCACCCATCTATTGGCTCGAATCCAAGCCCACAGCTCCAGCCACCCGCAATGGACCCCCCTACCTTTGGCACTTTGAAGGGCTTAGATCAATCACTCCATCCCCAATTGATGAAGTATGGACGAGAAACGGATCACTCGATTGCTTTGGCAAGAAGGGAACAGCGACGCCGCCTGTTTGCCTGCTATCAGTCGCCAGTCAAGGGCAGCGGTAGCGATAATGTAGAGCAGTATCGAGAGCACTTTGGCACACGGTTACTGCTCACCTGTCACAACCTGCGTTTCCGGCTGCAGTGCATTCCCCAGGACGAGGGCTCCGCGGGTGGAGTCGAACAGCAGGTGGAACCCTATATCACCAGCCTGGCCTTATTCGACGCCAAGGCAAACCGAAAGTTAAGCGAGAACTTTTACTTCAATGTCAATGAGCAGTGGGCAGCCCAATTATTACCGAATACCCCGGTACCTTCGTCAGTCGCTGGTTGTGGAGTTCCTAGAAAGTCCGCGGAGGGCGATGAAAGGAGCTCTGCTTGCCAGGCACCACATTCCCTGTTCGATGGAGTGTCTGCCGAGCTGTTGCGATCCAATCGACAGCAATTTCAGCAACTGAGGCAATGTCTGCTTTCCGTGACAGCTCCACATGCCGATATATATTTG GTTGTGCGCATAGAAAAAATACTGCAATCAGGAATAGCTCAGGTTGCCGAACCGTATCTCAAAGCTGGCAAGGATCCAAAGCTAGGCCAAAAAGTCTACAAAGCGGCGAAGAGCTATGCTCAACATATTGGACATTACCGGCAGCCTTTTGCCTGGGCAGCAAGACCGCTCTTCAAACAATACAGTCACGAATTGGATGTAGATCCCAAAAGGGAGTTTGAGTTCAGTCCCATTTATCGCCAGGAGATACCCAAACTGAAAGATGAGGAACTTCTTAAGCTTTTGGTCGATTATCGCAAACCTGAAAAACTGAGCAAACTAACAATTATTCCTGGCAGTCTTaagatgcagatgcagttcCTTGACCAAACCACACCTTGCGGCTTAAGCAAATCGCTGGCACCCTTGTCCACCTTTAGCCCATCTTCCAAGCAACCGCCCACTGTAGAAGTGGCCGAATTCCAAAGCCAAAGTGAACGGGATGCACACCCTTATACGAGTTTCTGTAACCACCTCTATGTGTACCCACTGAGTTTGCAATTCGACAGCCAGAAACTGTTCTCAAGAGCCAGGAATATTACGGTCGTGGTGGAGCTGCGTGATGGCGATGGGGAGTACAGCAAACCATTAAAg TGCATATATGGTCGCCCTGGTCAGGATCTTTTAGTGTCCCAGATTGCCTGCCCGGTGCTGCATCACAATGTAACGCCCACCTGGTACGAGGAAATCAAGCTACGTCTACCGCTGGGACTATTTCCGGAACACCACCTGCTCTTTTCCTTTTACCATGTGTCATGTAATCTCAGCAAGAAAAGGGATGCGCATGCGGCGTTCGAAACACCTATTGGCTATGCCTGGTTGCCATTGCTTCAGAAGAATCGGATATGCCTGGAGGAACAACAGCTTCCGGTGGCTGCCACATTGCCAGTCGGCTATCTATCTATCCAACCCTTGGGATGGGGCAAAGGG CAGAACTGCGGTCCGGATATCCAGTGGATCGACAATCAGAGAAATTTATATACGGTGGGACTGCGTATGGATTCCACGGTTCTGACTGCCGATCAGCACTTGCACAACTTTTTTGGACACTGTGAAAGATTGCTGGAGGGGGGCAAAACTGGAGCAGTGccagcggaaacggaaacctGCAAGATCTTGAAAGCTGCCCACGCCATTGATATGAAATCGTTGATTAACTATTTACCCACGGTTCTCAATGAGCTGTTTACTCTGCTAGTTCACACTCAGTCGGAAGAAATCGGCTTGAATGTAATCCGCTTGATTACAAACATCATCCATTTGATCAGTGATCAGGCGAAAAGATCCGATCTGTTGGGAGCCTATGTGAAATACGTATTTCACGCACCCTACTACAGCCAACAAACTGCTAGGCAAAGGACGGTTCATGGAGAACTCTGCAGGCATTTGCCCTACCTCCTTAATCCTAGCAATCCGGATTTCCTCATCGTCAACAAGTTCATGAGATACTCGTCGATATTCTTTGATCTGATTATAAAAAGCATGGCTCAGCACTTGTTGGCCACCGGTAGGATTCGAATGCTCCGCAACGAGCGGTTTCCCAAGGAATATGGTGATCGTGTGGAACAGTTGATTAAGGCACTAATGCCCTACATAACAACACGATTTGAGGATTTAAGTGAAGAAACTCATTTGTTGAATCGATCTTTGGCCAAGTTTGTTCGCCAGTGTCTGAGCTACATGGACCGAGGATTTGTCTTTCGCTTGATCCGCTGTTATATGGGAGAATTTTCGCCTGGTAATCCGCGGATACTTCACGAATACAAGTTCAACTTTCTGCAGGAGATCTGCCAGCATGAGCATTATGTGCCACTTAATCTACCATTTGTTTTGAATCCAAAGAACAGACCTCCGGAGATGATGCAGCACTTCACTCTTTCCGAACAATTCTGTAGGCAACATTTTCTATCCGGGCTGCTACTCCAGGAATTGAAAAGTAGCCTCAATGAAGTGGGCCATGTGAGGAGACATGCGCTTGGCATTTTCAAAGATCTCTTGGCCAAACACGAGTTGGATAACCGATATCAGCAGAAGGGTCAGCTCTCAAGGATTGCCCTGCTCTATGTTCCGTGGTTGGGCGTCGTGATGGACAACATCCATCGTATTGATGATTTATCGGAGTCTGGAGCTTGTACGCCCAATGGACACGTTTATGCGGACTCCGCTTCCTATACTAAGCGCTTGAGTTGTTCAAGTAGCTATGTGTTCAGCAAGGACTCTTCCACTTTTGGCTCTTTGACGTCCACGCCGCGTTCAAAGAATCGTCTGACTATGCACTGTGATCAAGCGAGTCCATACCGCACCTCGGTTCACATGAAGGAGCACAACTATCTGGCCGCTATCGCTGGACAACCCATTAGCAATGGGATCTCAAATCTCTCACTAAATTCAAATACGGACTCGGGG GACACCACCACAATAGGAGCCTATACGAATGGAGACACAGATGTGGCCCTACGAAATGGGCACAATCGCTCAGTGAGCGTTACCCATGCACAGATCCTGTCCCGCTGCGATAAGTTCAGTTCTGTGGAAAGCAAGGATCTTCTCCTGGGCTTTCTTTTCATCATCAAACACCTTTCACAAGAGCAAATGGTTGGTTGGTGGCAAAACTGCAATGAATCCGAGACTCTGCAGTTTCTCTCCATTCTGGATCTCTGCCTGCTGCAATTTCGATATGTGGGCAAGAAAAGTGTAGTGATACCTACAGAAACCCGTCAGGGGCGTTTGGCCAAGGCCAACACACTTCCAGCTAGGACTCAACCACCCACAGGCTTGGAAAACGGAAGTCAGGAACAGCAGCCATCAAGTGGAACCCTGAATCAAACCCGGGAACACCTATTAGAGGACATGGATACCCTAGCTAGAAGTCAGTTGGCTCTCTATGAATCGAATTTGGCCACCGAAGTGGGCATGATTATTTTGGACTGCTTAGGGCTGTATGTTCTGCAGTTCAGACAACTTTTGGCCGATAGTTTAGTCCTGCCCAAGGTGGCCAGAGTTTACCTGAGATTCCTGCAGTTGGGTCAATCAGAAAGGCTCTCAAAACACGTATTTGCAGCTCTGCGAGCATTTATTAACAACTATGCAGTGGCCCTTTTCAAAGGAAATGCCATGTTGTGTGGTCAGATGGTTTATGAGCTACTTAAAGCCTGCGATAGTCGCTTAGTGGAGATTCGCCACGAATCATGCGCTGTTTTATATCTTCTCATGCGCAGTAACTTCGAATTCAGTGGCCGAAAAACCCTAACCCGCGTGCACTTGCAAGTTATTATCTCAGTATCCCAGATGATTGGCAACGTAATTGGACTGAACAATGCTAGATTCCAAGAAAGCTTGTCAATCATCAATAGCTATGCGAATAGCGACAAGGCGATGAAGGGCACAGGCTTTCCTATGGAGGTCAAAGACCTAACGCGTCGAGTGCGTACTGTACTTATGGCCACTGCCCAAATGCAGGCTCATCATATGGATCCTGAAAGATTGCTGGAACTGCAGTATTCCCTGGCCAATTCGTATGCCTCCACACCAGAGCTTCGCCATACTTGGTTAGTGACCATGGCCAGAAATCACGAGCAGAATGGGAACCTGTCGGAGGCTGCCTGTTGCCATCTCCACATTGCTGCTTTAATGTGCGAATATCTCCGATTAAAAGGAGGTTGCACTCTTAGTTGGTCATCCACTGCATTCGGAAAGATATCAACGAATATACCCCTAGATGAGCAAGGTCTCAAACTGGATGCCGGTGCTCAGGATTCCCAGTACACCGAACAAATGCTTCTGGAGCAGCTTAAGCTATGTGCTGACTTCTTGGACCGCGCTGAAAGATTTGAGTGCCTTGGAGAGCTCTACAAACTCATCCTGCCCATGTACGAAAGAGATCGTAGTTACCAGGACCTGGCACACTGCTATGAGCATCTCACACAAGCTTATAATAAAATAGTTGAAGTGAATCGCTCAGGAAAGAGAATGTTGGGTCGCTTTTATAGGGTTGTATTTTATGGATTG ATGTACTTTGAAGAAGATCATGCCATCGAGTTTGTGTACAAGGAGCCCAAGCTAACATCACTCAGCGAAATCTCTGAGCGACTGGCCAAACAGTACAAGGAAAAGTTTGGAGCAGATGTTGTTAAGATGATCATGGATTCGTCACCG GTTAAAGTTGACGAACTAGATGCCAAACTTGCCTACATACAGGTCACCCATGTGATTCCTTTCTTCTCCAAGGACGAGCTAGACCAAAGGCTAAATGAATTCGAGCAGAATCATGATGTGGACACTTTTATGTACGAGACTCCGTTCACCAAATCGGGTGCAGCCCGTGGCAGCGTAGAAGAACAATGGAAGCGCAAGACGGTTATAAAAA CTCAATACTCCTTCCCATATGTTCTTAAACGTATACCCGTCAAATCCCGTGAAATCATAGAACTGAGCCCCATTGAGGTGGCCATCGATGAAATGCAATCCAAGGTTTCAGAGCTGGAAGAGATCATTCTCCCACCGGCCGATGTGAAGAAGTTGCAGCTGCGTCTGCAGGGAAGTGTGGCGGTGACTGTAAATGCTGGTCCTTTGGCATACGCTCATGCCTTTCTCGATGCAAAGGTGGTTAACAACTTCTCAATGGATCGCGTCGGAGATCTAAAGGATGTTTTTCG CGACTTCATTGTGGTGTGTCAGAAGGCCCTGTTCCTCAACGAGCGAATCATCAGCGCTGACCAGAAGGAGTACCACCATGTGCTCAAGGAGAACTACGAGAAGCTGTGCCAGGCGCTCAGT